The following proteins are encoded in a genomic region of Populus nigra chromosome 16, ddPopNigr1.1, whole genome shotgun sequence:
- the LOC133675039 gene encoding WUSCHEL-related homeobox 1 — MWMMGYNDGGEFNISDSFNGRKLRPLVPRPIPSTNNTPTASSPPCLGSRLHNTDFFALNQYHLASMADENKREFNTQPVVMSSRWNPTPEQLRTLEDLYRRGTRTPSTDQIQDITAQLRRYGRIEGKNVFYWFQNHKARERQKRRRQMESDSFDGHQQNGHGIEIFERKESEASRTGYEGEQTKNWAPSTNCSTLSEESVSISRATKGAMAEYCRPDGWMQLDEGELQHRRNFIERNATWEMMQLSCPSPTHQRNTISSTSSTTTMSKQGAAAAKLIKAHDLNVFIAPYRENGHHGTLINQFNSSVINDGNESRGGTGESQTLQLFPLRSGGDGNNNIESINERESEVSVSAAEALNANNFAPCQFFEFLPLKH; from the exons ATGTGGATGATGGGTTATAATGATGGTGGTGAATTCAACATATCAGATTCTTTCAATGGCAGGAAGCTTAGGCCACTAGTTCCAAGGCCAATACCCTCTACAAACAACACTCCAACTGCCTCTAGTCCTCCTTGCCTTGGCAGTCGCCTTCATAACACCGATTTCTTTGCACTCAATCAGTACCATCTGG CAAGTATGGCtgatgaaaacaaaagagaattCAACACACAGCCAGTTGTAATGAGCTCAAGATGGAATCCAACACCGGAGCAGTTAAGGACCCTTGAAGATTTGTATCGAAGAGGGACTAGAACACCCTCAACTGACCAAATTCAAGACATAACCGCACAGCTTCGTAGATATGGAAGGATTGAAGGAAAGAATGTGTTTTACTGGTTTCAAAACCACAAGGCAAGAGAAAGGCAAAAGCGTCGACGTCAAATGGAATCTGATTCTTTTGATGGTCATCAGCAAAATGGACATGGTATTGAAATCTTTGAAAGGAAAGAATCag AGGCAAGTAGGACAGGTTATGAAGGTGAACAAACCAAGAACTGGGCTCCCTCTACAAACTGCAGTACACTATCAGAG GAATCTGTTTCAATATCAAGGGCAACAAAAGGAGCAATGGCAGAGTACTGTAGACCAGATGGATGGATGCAACTCGATGAAGGAGAATTACAGCATAGAAGGAACTTTATAGAAAGGAATGCCACGTGGGAGATGATGCAGTTGTCTTGTCCATCTCCCACCCACCAAAGAAACACTATCTCTAGTACTAGTAGCACTACAACTATGTCAAAACAAGGAGCAGCAGCAGCGAAGCTCATTAAGGCTCATGACCTCAACGTCTTTATAGCACCTTACAGAGAAAATGGGCATCATGGAACCCTTATTAACCAGTTCAATAGCAGTGTCATCAATGACGGGAATGAATCCAGAGGTGGTACTGGGGAATCTCAAACCCTTCAACTGTTTCCTCTTCGTAGTGGCGGTGACGGCAACAATAATATCGAAAGCATTaacgagagagagagtgagGTATCAGTTTCTGCTGCTGAAGCTTTGAATGCTAATAACTTCGCTCCTTGCCAGTTCTTTGAGTTCCTTCCACTGAAGCACTAA